A part of Aegilops tauschii subsp. strangulata cultivar AL8/78 chromosome 2, Aet v6.0, whole genome shotgun sequence genomic DNA contains:
- the LOC109779244 gene encoding uncharacterized protein: MVSILYVLLFLLGVSAVLLRAFVFEKILRAFSGDESPTANGNNGPGTKARGTSWRAACHEKMEGKTPEARENPLPIPIPQMCSQKEMETHAGLVSDGGNPAPTKPGMDEPRAGADAAEAPSFAGPDALPVPQPCTVAGARKRKAPATAKVVRKAHKPQVEVEEPIQMPVYYGRREPFSRVRGNDLENKCAHLIGELPLQLQSMSLVDLQLWIFRLFRLHPETQDLGIKGFLKQRKTDFFDEESSEPDYSLEDYPWGMHEFLTDKCWSSFANKLKSKKHVTQKFMLYVQSSEVKHYDILLKAVHDDYSQLATVMLPGMEFLASSRYAFRDLVDDLTMTAKELVHYLTGPLGEKISPAEAWRARQFALEREFSTFYDSHNFAPRLLKEIARKNPGCFVDIKDAEVADCKGFRVLHRMFWAFGQCLQAFRTCRPVLCIKGTPLCGKYQGMLLTAVASDANDFSIPVACAIVEGETKESWLWFLRNLERAVVHQSDVCLIHDYKRELIDAVEDLLKYQYRQWRKAESRWCMEDLAENFFAYFGDKKLLLIFKRLCQQKRRHKFGKIWKELDELTSTYMAEKERGASGEMQQESVKHDVAELEAQSPCNQHDYVKDVKEDHADDTKGKITKFSDWISLKPKEKWSLAYDRDGARYGIMGSDIADIYKNDPVLKGITCLPLSAIVEVTFRRLVKYFENTSAAANKAIGNPSINFPERVQVDMNSKMQKSETHTLTYTYADEKNARGEVLDRKFTVKGRKREVTVHLKSEYTLSRNKSEGSTVEKTATCSCSKPQLLHKPCSHVIAICCKIGVSAATYMSPYYSLPYLGRTWSVNFDESKISRDYRNIMLFGCTTTWIPDKRLECGLPAFVTSDCLATVMEELEPQCSTGNVSTEDNQGSTTRLEEPNQI, encoded by the exons ATGGTTTCCATCTTATATGTTCTACTGTTTCTTTTAGGGGTGTCTGCTGTTTTATTACGAGCTTTTGTTTTCGAGAAAATATTGCGAGCTTTTAGTGGGGATGAGAGCCCAACAGCAAATGGAAATAACGGCCCAGGTACAAAAGCTCGCGGAACCTCCTGGCGAGCGGCCTGTCACGAGAAAATGGAGGGAAAAACTCCAGAAGCGAGGGAAAACCCTCTTCCCATTCCCATTCCCCAAATGTGCTCACAGAAAGAGATGGAAACCCACGCCGGCCTGGTCTCCGACGGCGGCAACCCTGCTCCGACGAAGCCGGGGATGGACGAACCACGCGCCGGCGCCGATGCCGCTGAAGCCCCCTCCTTCGCCGGCCCCGACGCGCTCCCCGTCCCCCAGCCG TGTACGGTCGCCGGCGCGAGGAAGCGGAAGGCCCCGGCGACGGCCAAGGTAGTCAGGAAGGCTCACAAGCCGCAG GTTGAAGTTGAAGAACCAATTCAGATGCCTGTGTACTATGGACGTAGAGAACCGTTTTCCCGCGTGCGTGGCAACGATTTGGAAAACAAATGTGCCCACTTAATTGGCGAGCTACCGCTGCAGCTACAGTCCATGTCATTGGTGGATCTACAGCTCTGGATCTTCAGGCTGTTCCGGCTCCATCCAGAAACACAAGATCTCGGTATCAAGGGGTTCCTCAAGCAACGCAAAACTGATTTCTTTGACGAAGAGTCCTCCGAACCGGACTATTCTTTGGAGGACTACCCGTGGGGCATGCATGAGTTTTTGACTGACAAATgctggagttcctttgcaaataAATTGAAGAGTAAAAAACATGTGACGCAGAAGTTCATGTTGTATGTGCAATCTTCTGAGGTCAAGCACTACGACATTTTGCTCAAAGCCGTACATGATGATTACTCTCAACTGGCCACGGTTATGTTGCCTGGGATGGAGTTCCTGGCAAGTAGTCGCTACGCCTTCCGTGACCTTGTGGATGATCTGACGATGACAGCTAAGGAATTGGTACATTATCTCACTGGACCCTTAGGCGAGAAGATTAGTCCCGCTGAggcgtggagggcaagacagTTTGCTCTGGAGAGGGAATTCAGCACCTTTTATGATTCACACAACTTTGCCCCGAGGTTGCTTAAGGAAATAGCACGCAAGAACCCTGGTTGTTTTGTTGACATCAAGGATGCAGAGGTTGCAGACTGTAAGGGTTTCCGAGTCCTGCACCGTATGTTTTGGGCATTTGGACAGTGCTTACAGGCCTTCCGTACCTGTCGCCCTGTGCTATGCATCAAGGGCACACCACTATGTGGGAAATATCAAGGGATGTTGTTGACTGCTGTGGCATCGGATGCTAATGATTTTTCCATTCCAGTAGCATGTGCTATAGTTGAGGGTGAGACCAAGGAAAGTTGGTTGTGGTTTCTTAGGAATTTGGAGCGAGCAGTGGTGCATCAGTCTGATGTGTGTCTTATACACGACTACAAAAGGGAGTTGATTGATGCTGTGGAAGACCTTCTGAAATATCAATATCGACAGTGGCGTAAAGCAGAAAGCCGGTGGTGCATGGAAGACCTTGCTGAAAACTTCTTTGCGTATTTTGGCGACAAGAAGCTGCTGCTGATTTTCAAGAGACTTTGCCAGCAGAAGCGACGCCATAAGTTTGGTAAAATCTGGAAGGAGCTAGACGAGTTAACGTCGACATATATGGCAGAGAAAGAACGTGGGGCTAGTGGGGAAATGCAGCAGGAATCAGTCAAGCATGATGTGGCAGAGCTTGAGGCGCAAAGCCCATGTAACCAACATGATTATGTGAAGGATGTGAAGGAAGATCATGCCGATGACACCAAAGGGAAGATAACAAAGTTCTCTGATTGGATCAGTCTGAAACCGAAGGAGAAGTGGTCACTGGCATATGACAGAGATGGAGCAAGGTATGGCATCATGGGCAGTGATATAGCTGATATATATAAGAATGACCCTGTATTGAAAGGGATCACATGCCTTCCTCTCAGTGCGATAGTGGAGGTAACATTTCGGCGCTTGGTAAAGTACTTCGAGAACACAAGTGCTGCAGCAAACAAAGCAATTGGCAACCCATCAATTAACTTCCCGGAACGTGTCCAGGTTGACATGAATTCCAAAATGCAGAAATCCGAGACGCATACACTTACGTATACGTATGCCGATGAGAAGAATGCTCGTGGTGAGGTATTGGATCGGAAGTTTACAGTTAAGGGAAGGAAGAGGGAGGTGACTGTTCACCTGAAGTCGGAATATACCCTCAGCAGGAATAAGTCTGAAGGATCCACAGTTGAAAAAACTGCCACCTGTTCATGCAGCAAGCCGCAGCTACTTCACAAGCCTTGCTCTCATGTTATCGCCATCTGTTGTAAGATTGGGGTTAGCGCTGCTACATACATGTCCCCATACTACAGCCTGCCCTACTTAGGTAGGACTTGGAGTGTTaattttgatgaatctaagatctcACGCGACTACAGAAATATCATGCTGTTTGGATGCACGACTACCTGGATCCCAGACAAAAGATTGGAGTGTGGTCTGCCTGCTTTTGTAACATCCGACTGCCTAGCAACTGTCATGGAGGAGTTAGAGCCACAATGCAGCACTGGAAATGTATCAACTGAAGACAATCAAGGATCGACAACACGCTTAGAAGAACCTAATCAAATTTAA
- the LOC109779249 gene encoding uncharacterized protein codes for MSLVDLQLWIFKLFRLHPETQDLAIKGFIKQRKTDLFDDFEPDWYMEYCPWDTCYFQTDKCWSAFANKLKRKRNVMQKFMLYAECSEIKHYAILLKAVHDDYSQLARVVFPGTKCLTISNFRFLRLVEDLSMTPKEIIAYLAQHYGEQMNPLEAWRARQKALEREFGTFYDSHNFAPRLLKDITCKTPWGFVDIKDAEVAGCDNFRVLHHIFWAFGQCVQAFNHCRPVLCIKGTPLCGKYQEVLLTAVALDANGYSIPVACAVVEGETKESWMWFLRNLEQPVRHPSDVCIIHDYKREVIDAIEDFLSSDRRQWGKVESRWCMEHLAEDFFAYFGDKNLVLMFKKLCQQRRLNKFVKIWKELDELTTKYTAEREGGTSGEMQQELVQHDEVDLVAQRLWNRPDSVDSEEE; via the coding sequence ATGTCGTTGGTGGATCTACAGCTCTGGATCTTCAAGCTGTTTCGGCTCCATCCAGAAACACAAGATCTCGCCATTAAGGGGTTCATCAAACAACGCAAAACTGACTTGTTCGACGACTTCGAACCTGACTGGTATATGGAGTACTGCCCTTGGGACACATGTTACTTTCAAACTGACAAGTGCTGGAGTGCCTTTGCCAATAAATTAAAGCGGAAAAGGAATGTGATGCAAAAGTTCATGTTGTATGCAGAATGCTCTGAGATCAAGCACTATGCTATTTTGCTCAAAGCCGTGCATGATGATTACTCTCAGTTGGCAAGGGTTGTGTTTCCTGGGACGAAATGCCTGACAATTTCTAACTTCCGCTTCCTCCGCCTAGTGGAAGACCTGTCAATGACACCTAAGGAAATTATAGCTTATCTCGCTCAACACTATGGCGAGCAGATGAACCCCCTTGAGGCGTGGAGGGCTAGACAGaaggctctggagcgggagtttGGTACATTTTACGATTCACACAACTTTGCCCCAAGGTTACTTAAGGACATAACATGTAAAACCCCTTGGGGTTTTGTAGACATCAAGGATGCAGAGGTTGCAGGATGTGACAACTTTCGAGTCCTTCACCATATATTTTGGGCTTTTGGGCAGTGCGTGCAGGCCTTCAATCATTGTCGCCCTGTGCTATGCATTAAAGGCACACCACTATGCGGGAAATATCAAGAGGTGCTGTTGACTGCTGTAGCATTAGATGCTAATGGTTACTCCATTCCAGTAGCATGTGCCGTCGTTGAGGGGGAGACCAAGGAAAGCTGGATGTGGTTTCTTAGGAATTTGGAGCAACCAGTGAGGCATCCATCGGATGTTTGCATTATACATGACTACAAAAGAGAGGTGATCGATGCTATAGAGGACTTTCTAAGTTCCGATCGGCGACAATGGGGGAAAGTAGAAAGCCGGTGGTGCATGGAACACCTTGCCGAAGACttctttgcatattttggtgacaAGAACCTGGTGTTGATGTTCAAGAAACTTTGTCAGCAGAGGCGACTAAATAAGTTTGTTAAAATCTGGAAGGAGCTCGATGAGTTGACAACAAAATATACAGCAGAGAGAGAAGGTGGTACTAGTGGGGAAATGCAGCAAGAGTTAGTCCAGCATGATGAGGTAGACCTGGTGGCACAACGCCTGTGGAACCGACCTGATTCAGTGGACTCTGAAGAGGAATGA